In a single window of the Panthera uncia isolate 11264 chromosome B2 unlocalized genomic scaffold, Puncia_PCG_1.0 HiC_scaffold_25, whole genome shotgun sequence genome:
- the LOC125908498 gene encoding LOW QUALITY PROTEIN: nuclear transport factor 2-like (The sequence of the model RefSeq protein was modified relative to this genomic sequence to represent the inferred CDS: inserted 2 bases in 2 codons), with amino-acid sequence MGDKPIWEQTGSGFIRNYYQLADNNRLQLGTICIDTSREGQQFLGQDAXVEKLSSXPFQKTQHGIAAQDHHPVPDSCIISMVVGQLKVGGDPIVGLHYTFLLKNINDAWVCSNGMIRLALRKLTSSPSQPGTLAVSSPSSS; translated from the exons ATGGGAGACAAGCCAATTTGGGAGCAGACCGGATCTGGCTTCATTCGAAATTATTACCAGTTAGCTGATAACAACAGACTCCAACTAGGCACAATTTGTATTGACACATCACGGGAAGGACAACAATTCCTAGGGCAAGATG ATGTAGAGAAATTGTCTA CTCCGTTCCAGAAAACCCAGCACGGCATCGCGGCGCAAGACCATCATCCTGTGCCGGACAGTTGCATCATCAGCATGGTTGTGGGCCAGCTCAAGGTCGGTGGAGACCCCATTGTGGGGCTCCACTACACATTCCTACTAAAGAACATCAACGATGCTTGGGTTTGCAGCAATGGCATGATCAGGCTTGCCCTGCGCAAACtgacctcctccccctcccagccgGGCACTCTTgctgtctcctccccctcctcttcctga